In one window of Microbacterium natoriense DNA:
- a CDS encoding carbohydrate ABC transporter permease, protein MNPRRSAASRIGTGVAVAAVLIFTLFPVYWMVSSALDKKASSGGQSLLPQELTFDNFAFVLTDGGFGTFLRNSAIVALVTVLISAIVCLLAAVAVARFRFRFRTTILMLILVVQMVPLEALVIPLFLQVKSLGLLNSILGLMVVYVALSLAFGIWMLRGFVAAVPVELEEAAYIDGASWWRMFRSILLPLVMPGLVATSIFSFITAWNEFIFAMTILGSATDQYTVSIGLKSFFGLHSNDWGSIMAASTIITIPVMIFFVIVQRRLSAGMVAGAVKG, encoded by the coding sequence GTGAACCCGCGTCGCTCTGCCGCATCGAGGATCGGCACCGGCGTCGCGGTCGCCGCAGTCCTGATCTTCACGCTCTTCCCCGTGTACTGGATGGTCTCCAGCGCGCTCGACAAGAAGGCCTCCAGCGGAGGGCAGTCGCTGCTGCCGCAGGAGCTCACGTTCGACAACTTCGCGTTCGTCCTCACCGACGGCGGCTTCGGCACGTTCCTGCGCAACTCGGCGATCGTCGCCCTCGTCACGGTTCTGATCAGCGCGATCGTGTGCCTGCTCGCCGCCGTCGCGGTCGCGCGCTTCCGCTTCAGGTTCCGCACGACGATCCTGATGCTCATCCTCGTCGTGCAGATGGTGCCGCTCGAGGCGCTCGTCATCCCTCTGTTCCTGCAGGTGAAGAGCCTGGGGCTGCTCAACAGCATCCTGGGGCTGATGGTCGTCTACGTCGCACTGTCGCTGGCGTTCGGCATCTGGATGCTGCGCGGCTTCGTGGCGGCCGTGCCCGTCGAGCTCGAGGAGGCCGCCTACATCGACGGCGCCAGCTGGTGGCGGATGTTCCGCTCGATCCTGCTGCCGCTCGTGATGCCCGGTCTCGTCGCGACGAGCATCTTCAGCTTCATCACCGCGTGGAACGAGTTCATCTTCGCCATGACCATCCTCGGCAGCGCCACCGACCAGTACACCGTGTCGATCGGACTGAAGTCGTTCTTCGGTCTGCACTCGAACGACTGGGGCAGCATCATGGCCGCGTCCACGATCATCACGATCCCGGTCATGATCTTCTTCGTGATCGTGCAGCGTCGGTTGTCGGCCGGCATGGTGGCAGGGGCGGTGAAGGGATGA
- a CDS encoding glycoside hydrolase family 3 N-terminal domain-containing protein, producing the protein MSEELARLANGVLWPGFLGTTSPDWLLDELRDGLAGVVYFGQNVGDDLGTLSAQILEANPAALIGIDEEGGSVTRLETAEGSTLPGAAQLGRLDDLAATRATGAELARRVRAVGANVVLGPVADVNTDPRNPVIGVRSFGDDERLVARHVVAEVRGIQSGGSAACVKHFPGHGDTHLDSHHALPEIMLPVDQFERVHLEPFRAAIAAGVDTIMTAHIVVPAWGEQPATLNPRVLGRLRDMGFDGVIITDALDMAAVRETVGIGGGAALALAAGADLLCIGNPTNPGDAAHPDQDRRDFLSARDGIVSALRDGSLSRDRVQEAAARVAALAEKLQKTDAEEPIAFDAADIVRRAIQGGPTPPASALSVVDARRRSTLAVDSAAAYVASALAAGGQCVRLDVARTSAAEQDAVLDAAVSEDGITAILIDRPDSDAGQRELVERAARRDPDAVVVNVGLSARSALPLPVVEVGAASRIGALMARERLLGRVG; encoded by the coding sequence ATGAGCGAGGAGCTCGCCCGGCTCGCGAACGGCGTGCTCTGGCCGGGTTTCCTGGGAACGACCTCTCCGGACTGGCTGCTCGACGAACTGCGCGACGGTCTGGCCGGAGTCGTCTACTTCGGCCAGAACGTCGGCGACGACCTCGGCACGCTCAGCGCGCAGATCCTCGAGGCGAACCCCGCTGCGCTGATCGGCATCGACGAGGAGGGCGGCAGCGTCACCCGGCTGGAGACGGCAGAGGGCTCGACCCTCCCCGGTGCCGCCCAGTTGGGGCGACTCGACGACCTCGCGGCGACCCGAGCCACCGGCGCCGAGCTCGCCCGGCGGGTGCGCGCGGTCGGCGCCAACGTCGTCCTCGGACCTGTCGCCGACGTGAACACCGATCCCCGCAACCCCGTGATCGGCGTCCGCTCCTTCGGCGACGACGAGCGGCTGGTGGCTCGCCACGTGGTCGCCGAGGTTCGCGGCATCCAGAGCGGCGGCTCAGCCGCCTGCGTCAAGCACTTTCCCGGTCACGGCGACACGCACCTCGACTCCCACCACGCACTGCCTGAGATCATGCTGCCCGTCGACCAGTTCGAGCGCGTGCACCTCGAACCTTTCCGTGCCGCGATCGCCGCAGGCGTCGACACCATCATGACGGCGCACATCGTCGTCCCCGCCTGGGGGGAACAGCCCGCCACGCTGAACCCGCGCGTGCTCGGCAGGCTCCGCGACATGGGCTTCGACGGGGTGATCATAACCGACGCACTCGACATGGCGGCGGTCAGGGAGACCGTCGGCATCGGCGGGGGAGCGGCACTCGCGCTCGCCGCGGGCGCCGACCTGCTGTGCATCGGCAACCCCACCAATCCCGGCGACGCCGCGCACCCCGACCAGGACCGGCGGGACTTCCTCAGCGCGCGCGACGGCATCGTCTCAGCCCTTCGTGACGGCTCGCTCTCGCGTGATCGCGTGCAGGAGGCGGCCGCTCGGGTCGCGGCGCTCGCCGAGAAGCTCCAGAAGACGGATGCGGAAGAACCGATCGCGTTCGACGCTGCCGACATCGTGCGCCGGGCGATCCAGGGCGGGCCGACGCCGCCGGCCTCCGCCCTGTCGGTCGTCGACGCGCGCCGCCGATCGACTCTCGCCGTCGACAGTGCGGCGGCCTATGTCGCATCGGCCCTCGCCGCCGGCGGCCAGTGCGTGCGTCTCGACGTCGCCCGCACGTCTGCGGCGGAACAGGATGCGGTGCTCGACGCCGCCGTGTCTGAAGACGGCATCACGGCGATCCTCATCGATCGACCCGATTCCGACGCGGGCCAGCGAGAGCTGGTCGAGCGCGCGGCGCGGCGCGATCCTGATGCGGTCGTCGTCAACGTCGGGCTCTCGGCGCGGTCGGCCCTGCCTCTCCCGGTCGTCGAGGTCGGGGCGGCCAGTCGGATCGGCGCGCTGATGGCCAGGGAGCGGCTGCTCGGCCGCGTAGGCTGA
- a CDS encoding MurR/RpiR family transcriptional regulator, which produces MDVDVLALVRRSLPRLSAAEARVADTILADPTLVVDLAINDLAKLCRTSVSTVARFAQTLGFSGYRELRVAAARTITLAQAQRARFGLDTTAIDSHDGPEAIAAKLAAQEIDAIETTARGLDAEALDRVARALVAARHIDLFGQAASSLTAQDLQQKLARIGFSVSHSADPHLALTTASLRTSSDVVIAFSHSGQTAEVLRAVEVARDAGALAVAVTSAAESELALVADVVLLTHAHESPFRMAAMTSRIAQLVLVDILFVRVVQHSGAPVTIPLQLTHDAAAQRRRTPQE; this is translated from the coding sequence GTGGACGTCGACGTTCTCGCCCTGGTTCGCAGATCACTTCCCCGACTGAGCGCGGCAGAGGCGCGCGTCGCCGACACGATCCTCGCCGACCCGACGCTCGTCGTCGACCTCGCCATCAACGATCTCGCGAAGCTGTGCCGCACCTCGGTCTCCACCGTCGCGCGCTTCGCGCAGACGCTGGGGTTCAGCGGCTATCGCGAGCTGAGGGTGGCCGCCGCACGCACGATCACGCTCGCACAGGCGCAACGGGCGCGGTTCGGGCTCGACACGACGGCGATCGACTCGCATGACGGTCCCGAGGCAATCGCAGCGAAGCTCGCGGCGCAGGAGATCGACGCGATCGAGACGACCGCCCGCGGGCTCGACGCCGAAGCCCTCGACCGGGTCGCGCGCGCTCTCGTCGCGGCCAGACACATCGATCTGTTCGGCCAGGCGGCGTCGTCTCTGACGGCGCAGGATCTGCAGCAGAAGCTCGCGCGCATCGGATTCTCCGTGTCGCACTCGGCCGATCCGCATCTGGCGCTCACCACCGCGTCGCTGCGCACCTCGTCCGACGTCGTGATCGCGTTCTCGCACAGCGGGCAGACCGCCGAGGTGCTGAGGGCGGTCGAGGTGGCCCGCGATGCGGGTGCGCTCGCAGTCGCGGTGACGAGCGCCGCCGAGTCGGAACTGGCGCTGGTGGCCGACGTGGTGCTGCTCACGCACGCGCACGAATCGCCGTTCCGCATGGCGGCGATGACCAGCCGCATCGCGCAGCTCGTGCTCGTCGACATCCTGTTCGTGCGGGTCGTCCAGCACAGCGGCGCCCCCGTGACGATCCCGCTGCAGCTCACGCACGATGCGGCGGCGCAGCGACGACGGACACCGCAGGAGTGA
- the rpoB gene encoding DNA-directed RNA polymerase subunit beta, whose protein sequence is MAAAPNASTSTTTKNGRGASRLSFAKISDTLTVPDLLALQTESFGWLVGNDAWKARVAEAKEQGRTDVNEISGLGEIFEEISPIEDLGETMQLSFTNPYLEPEKYSIEECKERGKTYAAPLYVEAEFMNHLTGEIKTQTVFMGDFPLQTDKGTFIINGSERVVVSQLVRSPGVYFDKTPDKTSDKDIVSARVIPSRGAWLEFEIDKRDQVGVRIDRKRKQSVTVFLKALGLTSEEILTEFAGFPSIEETLAKDTIVTKEDALRDIYRKLRPGEQVAAEAARALLDNFYFNPKRYDLAKVGRYKINHKLGLDAPLTDSVLTVADIVATIKYLVRIHAGVETFDGIRGGKQAEIRIATDDIDNFGNRRIRAVGELIQNQVRTGLSRMERVVRERMTTQDIEAITPQTLINVRPVVAAIKEFFGTSQLSQFMDQNNPLAGLTNKRRLSALGPGGLSRDRAGVEVRDVHPSHYGRMCPIETPEGPNIGLIGALATFARINSFGFIETPYRKVENGVVTEHIDYLTASEEVDFNIAQANAPLDKNGRFRESHVLARPKGGSGEVDLFLPEEIGYIDVSPRQMVSVATSLVPFLEHDDAQRALMGANMQRQAVPLLRSDSPLVGTGMEGYTAIDAGDVLTAEKAGVVTEVSADRVIVMLDEGGTQEYHLRKFDRSNQGTSYNQKVVVSAGERVEVGEVIADGPATENGELALGKNLLVAFMTWEGYNFEDAIILSQDLVKDDTLSSIHIEEYEVDARDTKLGKEEITRDLPNVSPELLKDLDERGIIRIGAEVRPGDILVGKVTPKGETELSAEERLLRAIFNEKSREVRDTSLKVPHGEQGTIIAVKEFNAEDGDDELGSGVNRRVVVYIAQKRKITEGDKLAGRHGNKGVIAKILPIEDMPFLADGTPVDIVLNPLGIPGRMNFGQVLETHLGWIAKQGWKVEGTPEWAAKLPKDAFEAAPGTKVATPVFDGASEEEIAGLLDATTPTRDGVRLIDSSGKTQLFDGRSGEPFPAPISVGYMYILKLHHLVDDKIHARSTGPYSMITQQPLGGKAQFGGQRFGEMEVWALEAYGAAYALQELLTIKSDDILGRVKVYEAIVKGENIQEPGIPESFKVLMKEMQSLCLNVEVLSADGTAVNLRDTDDEAFRAAEELGINISSRFEAASIDEI, encoded by the coding sequence TTGGCTGCTGCTCCCAACGCATCCACATCCACCACCACCAAGAACGGACGCGGAGCATCCCGTCTTTCGTTCGCCAAGATCTCCGACACGCTGACGGTCCCTGACCTGCTGGCTCTGCAGACCGAGTCCTTCGGCTGGCTCGTCGGAAACGACGCCTGGAAGGCTCGTGTCGCAGAGGCCAAGGAACAGGGCCGCACCGACGTCAACGAGATCTCCGGTCTCGGCGAGATCTTCGAGGAGATCTCTCCGATCGAGGACCTCGGCGAGACGATGCAGCTCTCGTTCACGAACCCCTACCTCGAGCCGGAGAAGTACTCCATCGAGGAGTGCAAGGAGCGGGGCAAGACCTACGCGGCTCCGCTGTACGTCGAGGCCGAGTTCATGAACCACCTCACGGGTGAGATCAAGACCCAGACGGTCTTCATGGGCGACTTCCCGCTGCAGACCGACAAGGGCACGTTCATCATCAACGGCTCCGAGCGCGTCGTCGTCTCGCAGCTCGTGCGCTCGCCGGGTGTCTACTTCGACAAGACTCCCGACAAGACCTCCGACAAGGACATCGTCTCCGCTCGCGTCATCCCGAGCCGTGGTGCATGGCTCGAGTTCGAGATCGACAAGCGCGACCAGGTCGGCGTGCGCATCGATCGCAAGCGCAAGCAGTCCGTCACCGTCTTCCTCAAGGCCCTGGGCCTGACCAGCGAAGAGATCCTCACCGAGTTCGCCGGCTTCCCCTCCATCGAGGAGACCCTCGCGAAGGACACCATCGTCACGAAGGAAGATGCGCTCCGCGACATCTACCGCAAGCTCCGTCCGGGCGAGCAGGTCGCCGCCGAGGCCGCCCGTGCGCTGCTGGACAACTTCTACTTCAACCCGAAGCGCTACGACCTCGCCAAGGTCGGCCGCTACAAGATCAACCACAAGCTCGGACTCGACGCGCCTCTCACCGACTCGGTGCTGACCGTCGCCGACATCGTGGCCACGATCAAGTACCTGGTGCGCATCCACGCAGGCGTCGAGACGTTCGACGGCATCCGCGGCGGCAAGCAGGCCGAGATCCGCATCGCCACCGACGACATCGACAACTTCGGCAACCGTCGCATCCGCGCGGTCGGCGAGCTGATCCAGAACCAGGTCCGCACGGGCCTGTCGCGCATGGAGCGCGTCGTCCGCGAGCGCATGACCACGCAGGACATCGAGGCGATCACGCCGCAGACCCTGATCAACGTGCGCCCCGTCGTCGCCGCGATCAAGGAGTTCTTCGGAACCTCTCAGCTGTCGCAGTTCATGGACCAGAACAACCCGCTCGCGGGTCTGACCAACAAGCGCCGCCTCTCGGCTCTCGGCCCCGGTGGTCTGAGCCGTGACCGCGCAGGCGTCGAGGTCCGTGACGTCCACCCCTCGCACTACGGCCGCATGTGCCCGATCGAGACCCCTGAAGGCCCGAACATCGGTCTGATCGGTGCTCTCGCGACCTTCGCGCGGATCAACTCGTTCGGTTTCATCGAGACCCCGTACCGCAAGGTCGAGAACGGTGTCGTCACCGAGCACATCGACTACCTGACGGCATCCGAAGAGGTCGATTTCAACATCGCGCAGGCCAACGCCCCGCTCGACAAGAACGGCCGCTTCCGCGAGAGCCACGTGCTCGCACGCCCGAAGGGCGGAAGCGGTGAGGTCGACCTGTTCCTCCCCGAGGAGATCGGTTACATCGACGTCTCGCCGCGCCAGATGGTGTCGGTCGCGACCTCGCTCGTGCCGTTCCTCGAGCACGACGACGCGCAGCGCGCGCTCATGGGCGCCAACATGCAGCGTCAGGCCGTGCCGCTGCTGCGCAGCGACTCGCCGCTGGTCGGAACCGGTATGGAGGGCTACACCGCCATCGACGCAGGTGACGTGCTCACCGCCGAGAAGGCCGGTGTCGTCACCGAGGTCTCTGCCGACCGCGTCATCGTCATGCTCGACGAGGGTGGCACGCAGGAGTACCACCTGCGCAAGTTCGACCGCTCGAACCAGGGCACGTCCTACAACCAGAAGGTCGTCGTCTCGGCCGGTGAGCGCGTCGAGGTCGGAGAGGTCATCGCTGATGGCCCCGCCACCGAGAACGGCGAGCTGGCCCTCGGAAAGAACCTCCTCGTCGCGTTCATGACGTGGGAGGGCTACAACTTCGAGGACGCGATCATCCTGAGCCAGGACCTGGTGAAGGACGACACCCTCTCCTCGATCCACATCGAGGAGTACGAGGTCGACGCCCGCGACACGAAGCTGGGCAAGGAGGAGATCACCCGTGACCTCCCCAACGTCAGCCCCGAGCTGCTGAAGGATCTCGACGAGCGCGGCATCATCCGCATCGGCGCCGAGGTCCGCCCCGGCGACATCCTCGTCGGCAAGGTCACGCCGAAGGGCGAGACCGAGCTGTCGGCCGAGGAGCGCCTGCTCCGCGCGATCTTCAACGAGAAGAGCCGCGAAGTCCGTGACACCTCTCTGAAGGTGCCCCACGGCGAGCAGGGCACGATCATCGCGGTCAAGGAGTTCAACGCCGAGGACGGCGATGACGAGCTCGGCTCGGGCGTCAACCGCCGCGTCGTGGTCTACATCGCCCAGAAGCGCAAGATCACCGAGGGCGACAAGCTCGCCGGCCGTCACGGCAACAAGGGCGTCATCGCGAAGATCCTTCCGATCGAGGACATGCCGTTCCTCGCGGACGGAACCCCGGTCGACATCGTCCTGAACCCGCTCGGAATCCCCGGTCGAATGAACTTCGGCCAGGTCCTCGAGACGCACCTCGGCTGGATCGCCAAGCAGGGCTGGAAGGTCGAGGGCACTCCGGAGTGGGCTGCGAAGCTCCCGAAGGACGCGTTCGAGGCCGCCCCCGGCACCAAGGTCGCCACCCCGGTGTTCGATGGTGCGAGCGAGGAGGAGATCGCAGGTCTTCTCGACGCGACCACCCCGACCCGTGACGGCGTGCGCCTGATCGACTCGAGCGGCAAGACGCAGCTGTTCGACGGCCGCTCCGGCGAGCCGTTCCCGGCGCCGATCTCGGTGGGCTACATGTACATCCTGAAGCTCCACCACCTGGTCGACGACAAGATCCACGCGCGTTCGACGGGTCCGTACTCGATGATCACCCAGCAGCCGCTCGGTGGTAAGGCGCAGTTCGGTGGACAGCGCTTCGGTGAGATGGAGGTGTGGGCCCTCGAGGCCTACGGCGCCGCGTACGCGCTCCAGGAGCTCCTCACGATCAAGTCCGACGACATCCTCGGCCGCGTCAAGGTGTACGAGGCGATCGTCAAGGGCGAGAACATCCAGGAGCCCGGCATCCCCGAGTCCTTCAAGGTGCTCATGAAGGAGATGCAGTCCCTCTGCCTGAACGTCGAGGTCCTCTCGGCCGACGGCACGGCTGTCAACCTGCGTGACACCGACGACGAGGCCTTCCGCGCAGCGGAGGAGCTCGGAATCAACATCTCCAGCCGCTTCGAGGCCGCCTCGATCGACGAGATCTAA
- the rpoC gene encoding DNA-directed RNA polymerase subunit beta' → MLDATTFDELRIGLATADHIRAWSYGEVKKPETINYRTLKPEKDGLFGEQIFGPSRDWECACGKYKRVRFKGIVCERCGVEVTKSSVRRERMGHIELAAPVTHIWYFKGVPSRLGYLLDMAPKDLEKVIYFAAYMVISVDEDARHRDLGTQENNIRLELKTLGDRRDSKIAERLAKLEEELAALEAEGAKADQKKKVKDAAEKEMSLIRKGADEAIAKLERVWEDFRTLEVGALRPEDDVFHELQDRFGQYFEAHMGAEAIQRRLAAFDLAAEADNLHLQISEGKGQRKIRAIKRLKVVNSFLETGMSPAAMVLDVVPVIPPELRPMVQLDGGRFATSDLNDLYRRVINRNNRLRRLIDLGAPEIIVNNEKRMLQEAVDALFDNGRRGRPVTGTGNRALKSLSDMLKGKQGRFRQNLLGKRVDYSGRSVIIVGPQLKLHQCGLPKQMALELFKPFVIKRLIDLGHSQNIKAAKRAVERTRPEVWDVLEEIIRERPVLLNRAPTLHRLGIQAFEPQLVEGKAIQLHPLVCAAFNADFDGDQMAVHLPLSVEAQAEARVLMLASNNILKPSDGRPVTLPSQDMIIGLHHLTTVKAGAAGEGRAFGSVGEAILAKDEGTLDLQAKVRIRIPGLTFLEGDAPEGYERHGLVDASLGQAIFNDTLPKGYPFVREQADKNKLSQIVNKLAEEYPKTETAASLDRIKDAGFYWATRSGVTVALSDILTPPNKAEIVAGYEKQAAKVQSQYEKGLTTDVERRQELIKIWTEATDEVQAAMKANFPEDNTINRMVSSGARGNWLQIRNIAGMRGLVNNPKGEIIPRPIISSYREGLSVAEYFIATHGTRKGLADTALRTADSGYLTRRLVDVSQDVIIREEDCGTSKGLELPIAAADSQGQLVRDANVENSVFARTLASDVVDSKGEVLASAGDDVGDVLIDKLVEAGVETIKVRSVLTCDSAVGVCAQCYGRSLATGKTVDIGEAVGIIAAQSIGEPGTQLTMRTFHTGGSASADDITQGLPRVQELFEARTPKGASPIAEADGRITIDETDKAKKVILTPDNGDEPVVYPVLRRATLLVEDGQHVTVGQPILVGTLDPKEVMRVMGAREVQRYLVNGVQGVYRSQGVPIHDKHIEVIVRQMLRKVTVVDHADTTLLPGEMVDLKRYQAINREAVAEGKRPASGRPELMGITKASLATESWLSAASFQETTRVLTQAAMEGKRDPLVGLKENVIIGKLIPAGTGLSKYRDVTVEATEEAKSERYPNRIFASDGAYAEGDFGYVDFDAFSTDDITPGTYN, encoded by the coding sequence GTGCTCGACGCAACAACCTTCGATGAGCTTCGCATCGGCCTGGCGACCGCAGACCACATCCGCGCGTGGTCCTACGGCGAGGTCAAGAAGCCCGAAACCATCAACTACCGCACCCTGAAGCCCGAGAAGGATGGGCTCTTCGGTGAGCAGATCTTCGGCCCCTCCCGCGACTGGGAGTGCGCCTGCGGCAAGTACAAGCGGGTCCGCTTCAAGGGCATCGTCTGCGAGCGCTGCGGCGTGGAGGTCACCAAGAGCTCCGTCCGTCGTGAGCGCATGGGCCACATCGAGCTCGCCGCTCCCGTCACCCACATCTGGTACTTCAAGGGCGTTCCCTCGCGCCTCGGCTACCTGCTCGACATGGCGCCGAAGGACCTCGAGAAGGTCATCTACTTCGCCGCCTACATGGTCATCTCGGTCGACGAGGATGCTCGTCACCGCGACCTGGGCACGCAGGAGAACAACATCCGCCTCGAGCTGAAGACGCTCGGCGACCGCCGCGATTCCAAGATCGCGGAGCGCCTGGCCAAGCTGGAGGAGGAGCTCGCGGCTCTCGAGGCCGAGGGTGCCAAGGCCGACCAGAAGAAGAAGGTCAAGGACGCCGCCGAGAAGGAGATGTCGCTCATCCGCAAGGGTGCCGACGAGGCGATCGCCAAGCTCGAGCGCGTGTGGGAGGACTTCCGCACGCTCGAGGTCGGCGCACTCCGCCCCGAGGACGACGTCTTCCACGAGCTGCAGGACCGCTTCGGTCAGTACTTCGAGGCCCACATGGGCGCCGAGGCCATCCAGCGTCGCCTGGCGGCCTTCGACCTCGCGGCCGAGGCTGACAACCTGCACCTGCAGATCTCCGAGGGCAAGGGTCAGCGCAAGATCCGCGCGATCAAGCGCCTGAAGGTCGTCAACTCGTTCCTGGAGACCGGCATGAGCCCGGCCGCCATGGTCCTCGATGTGGTTCCGGTGATCCCGCCGGAGCTGCGCCCGATGGTGCAGCTCGACGGTGGCCGCTTCGCGACCTCCGACCTCAACGACCTCTACCGTCGTGTGATCAACCGCAACAACCGTCTTCGTCGTCTGATCGACCTCGGCGCCCCCGAGATCATCGTCAACAACGAGAAGCGCATGCTGCAGGAGGCCGTCGACGCACTGTTCGACAACGGCCGCCGTGGTCGCCCCGTCACCGGTACCGGCAACCGCGCCCTGAAGTCCCTCAGCGACATGCTGAAGGGCAAGCAGGGTCGTTTCCGCCAGAACCTGCTCGGCAAGCGCGTCGACTACTCCGGCCGTTCGGTCATCATCGTCGGCCCGCAGCTGAAGCTGCACCAGTGCGGTCTGCCCAAGCAGATGGCCCTGGAGCTCTTCAAGCCGTTCGTCATCAAGCGCCTGATCGACCTGGGTCACTCGCAGAACATCAAGGCGGCCAAGCGCGCCGTCGAGCGCACCCGTCCCGAGGTCTGGGACGTGCTCGAGGAGATCATCCGCGAGCGTCCGGTGCTGCTGAACCGTGCGCCCACGCTGCACCGTCTCGGCATCCAGGCCTTCGAGCCTCAGCTCGTCGAGGGCAAGGCCATCCAGTTGCACCCGCTCGTCTGCGCGGCGTTCAACGCCGACTTCGACGGTGACCAGATGGCTGTGCACCTGCCGCTGTCGGTCGAGGCTCAGGCCGAGGCCCGCGTGCTGATGCTCGCGTCGAACAACATCCTGAAGCCGTCCGACGGCCGTCCGGTGACCCTGCCTTCGCAGGACATGATCATCGGTCTGCACCACCTGACCACGGTCAAGGCGGGAGCGGCCGGTGAAGGTCGCGCGTTCGGTTCGGTGGGCGAGGCGATCCTGGCCAAGGACGAGGGCACCCTCGACCTGCAGGCCAAGGTCCGCATCCGCATCCCGGGTCTGACGTTCCTCGAGGGCGACGCTCCCGAGGGCTACGAGCGTCACGGACTCGTCGACGCCTCGCTGGGCCAGGCGATCTTCAACGACACGCTGCCGAAGGGCTACCCGTTCGTCCGCGAGCAGGCAGACAAGAACAAGCTGTCGCAGATCGTCAACAAGCTGGCCGAGGAGTACCCGAAGACCGAGACGGCCGCATCGCTCGACCGCATCAAGGACGCGGGCTTCTACTGGGCCACTCGTTCCGGTGTGACCGTCGCGCTCAGCGACATCCTCACCCCGCCGAACAAGGCCGAGATCGTCGCCGGCTACGAGAAGCAGGCCGCGAAGGTCCAGTCCCAGTACGAGAAGGGCCTCACGACCGACGTCGAGCGTCGCCAGGAGCTCATCAAGATCTGGACCGAGGCGACCGACGAGGTCCAGGCCGCGATGAAGGCGAACTTCCCTGAGGACAACACCATCAACCGCATGGTGTCCTCGGGCGCCCGTGGTAACTGGCTGCAGATCCGCAACATCGCGGGTATGCGAGGCCTGGTGAACAACCCCAAGGGTGAGATCATCCCGCGTCCGATCATCTCCTCGTACCGCGAGGGTCTGTCGGTGGCGGAGTACTTCATCGCGACGCACGGTACCCGTAAGGGTCTGGCCGACACCGCTCTGCGTACCGCCGACTCGGGTTACCTGACCCGTCGTCTGGTCGACGTCTCGCAGGACGTCATCATCCGCGAAGAGGACTGCGGCACGTCGAAGGGCCTCGAGCTCCCGATCGCCGCCGCCGACTCGCAGGGTCAGCTGGTGCGCGACGCGAACGTCGAGAACTCGGTGTTCGCCCGTACCCTGGCGTCCGACGTCGTCGACAGCAAGGGCGAGGTCCTCGCCTCCGCGGGTGACGATGTGGGCGACGTGCTCATCGACAAGCTGGTCGAGGCGGGTGTCGAGACCATCAAGGTGCGCTCGGTCCTCACCTGCGACTCGGCTGTCGGAGTCTGCGCACAGTGCTACGGCCGTTCGCTCGCGACCGGCAAGACCGTCGACATCGGCGAGGCCGTGGGCATCATCGCCGCTCAGTCGATCGGTGAGCCCGGTACCCAGCTGACGATGCGTACGTTCCACACCGGTGGTTCGGCATCGGCGGATGACATCACCCAGGGTCTGCCCCGCGTCCAGGAGCTCTTCGAGGCTCGTACCCCCAAGGGTGCGTCGCCGATCGCAGAGGCCGACGGCCGGATCACGATCGACGAGACCGACAAGGCCAAGAAGGTCATCCTCACGCCCGACAACGGCGACGAGCCGGTGGTCTACCCGGTCCTGCGCCGTGCGACCCTCCTCGTCGAGGACGGCCAGCACGTCACGGTCGGTCAGCCGATCCTGGTGGGCACGCTCGACCCCAAGGAGGTCATGCGTGTCATGGGCGCCCGCGAGGTGCAGCGTTACCTCGTCAACGGCGTTCAGGGCGTCTACCGCTCGCAGGGTGTGCCGATCCACGACAAGCACATCGAGGTCATCGTCCGTCAGATGCTCCGCAAGGTCACCGTCGTCGATCACGCCGACACGACCCTGCTGCCGGGTGAGATGGTCGACCTCAAGCGCTACCAGGCGATCAACCGCGAGGCCGTGGCCGAGGGCAAGCGCCCCGCGTCGGGTCGCCCGGAGCTGATGGGTATCACGAAGGCGTCGCTCGCGACCGAGTCGTGGCTGTCGGCTGCATCGTTCCAGGAGACGACCCGCGTGCTCACGCAGGCCGCCATGGAGGGCAAGCGCGACCCGCTGGTCGGTCTCAAGGAGAACGTCATCATCGGTAAGCTCATCCCCGCCGGAACGGGACTCTCGAAGTACCGCGACGTCACCGTCGAGGCTACGGAAGAGGCGAAGAGCGAGCGCTACCCGAACCGGATCTTCGCATCCGACGGGGCGTACGCCGAGGGCGACTTCGGTTACGTCGACTTCGACGCGTTCTCGACCGACGACATCACGCCGGGTACCTACAACTGA